Proteins encoded within one genomic window of Esox lucius isolate fEsoLuc1 chromosome 12, fEsoLuc1.pri, whole genome shotgun sequence:
- the irf10 gene encoding LOW QUALITY PROTEIN: interferon regulatory factor 10 (The sequence of the model RefSeq protein was modified relative to this genomic sequence to represent the inferred CDS: inserted 2 bases in 1 codon) gives MRVLKSLWKPKMDEAVKNMRLREWMIAQIDSRSYAGLTWENEDKTMFRIPWKHAAKQDYILNEDAALFKAWAVYKGKYREGSDKADPTTWKTRLRCALNKSTDFQEVPDRSQLDISEPYKVYRIQAETETVRDSESPRTESKVIVRATHPVAPQRNTHNPQFGCHRESEAREAGVHAGEGVVGDHVYYWPSTGSPQRGSSVPLSLVNPMTLISDLSVRVCLFYQGQLVVDVTTSTPDGCFILHGHVPVGNERIYGPCSAQQVFFPPPGVVPLPPGIADAMGRLLGHLERGVLVWVAPDGVFIKRFCQGRVYWKGPLARHTDRPNKLERDKTCKLLDIPVFLKELQDYLQGTGPKPQYEIDLCFGEEFPDASQPRSRKLIIAQVVPLFAVNLLQRCQTSWTEERPHHHXHKTMAVVSQGQPRPFSQC, from the exons ATGCGAGTCCTCAAATCTCTTTGGAAACCGAAA ATGGATGAGGCAGTCAAGAACATGCGTCTGAGAGAGTGGATGATAGCGCAGATAGACAGCAGAAGTTACGCTGGACTCACCTGGGAGAACGAGGACAAAACTATGTTCAGGATCCCATGGAAACACGCGGCAAAACAAGACTATATTCTAAATGAAGATGCAGCACTATTCAAG GCATGGGCAGTGTATAAAGGGAAGTATCGGGAGGGAAGCGACAAGGCAGACCCCACCACTTGGAAGACGCGTCTTCGCTGTGCCCTGAACAAGAGCACTGACTTCCAGGAGGTCCCAGACCGTAGCCAGCTGGACATCTCAGAGCCCTACAAAGTCTATCGCATCCAGGCTGAGACGGAGACAGTCCGAGACTCAG AATCACCTCGGACGGAGAGTAAGGTGATCGTTCGGGCCACCCACCCGGTCGCTCCGCAGAGGAACACCCACAATCCACAG TTTGGCTGCCATAGGGAATCGGAGGCCAGGGAGGCGGGAGTCCACGCTGGCG AGGGTGTGGTGGGGGATCACGTTTATTATTGGCCCAGCACAGGTAGTCCTCAGAGGGGCAGCTCCGTTCCCCTCTCCCTAGTCAACCCTATGACCTTGATTTCTG ACTTGTCTGTTCGGGTGTGTCTGTTCTACCAGGGCCAGCTGGTTGTGGACGTGACCACCAGCACCCCAGATGGCTGTTTCATCCTGCACGGTCATGTACCCGTCGGGAATGAAAGGATTTATGGCCCCTGCTCAGCCCAGCAGGTCTTCTTCCCGCCACCGGGGGtcgtccccctcccccccggtATCGCTGATGCAATGGGCCGCTTGCTTGGCCACCTGGAGAGGGGTGTCCTGGTGTGGGTGGCTCCAGACGGGGTGTTTATCAAGCGGTTCTGCCAGGGCAGGGTGTACTGGAAAGGACCTTTGGCCCGGCACACGGACAGGCCCAACAAGCTGGAAAGAGACAAAACCTGCAAGCTGCTGGACATACCCGTGTTCTTGAAAG AGCTCCAGGACTACCTCCAGGGGACGGGACCCAAGCCTCAATATGAGATTGACCTCTGCTTTGGGGAGGAGTTTCCGGATGCCAGCCAACCGAGAAGCAGGAAGCTGATCATTGCACAG GTAGTGCCACTGTTTGCTGTCAACCTACTGCAGAGGTGCCAGACGTCGTGGACAGAGGAAAGACCCCACCATCA ACACAAGACCATGGCGGTGGTGTCACAGGGTCAACCCCGCCCCTTCTCCCAGTGCTAA